The following are from one region of the Nostoc cf. commune SO-36 genome:
- a CDS encoding endonuclease domain-containing protein, which translates to MTQDQKPKPKSLTGSNSPSSLAGRGLGGGVPGYPWQTPHELWKKLKPLARQMRCEPTPAEKLLWHKLRDKQLLGFKFRRQQTIDRFIVDFYCNEARLVVEVDGEIHDYTQQEDAIRQEFLESLGLKVVRFRNEDVLERMEGMLQDIASHLQR; encoded by the coding sequence ATGACCCAAGATCAAAAACCCAAGCCAAAGTCTCTCACCGGCTCCAATTCCCCCTCTTCGCTTGCGGGGAGGGGGTTAGGGGGTGGGGTTCCGGGATACCCTTGGCAAACCCCACACGAACTTTGGAAAAAACTTAAGCCATTGGCGCGACAGATGCGTTGTGAACCAACTCCAGCAGAAAAGTTACTTTGGCATAAGTTGAGAGACAAGCAACTTTTGGGTTTTAAGTTCCGCCGTCAGCAGACAATTGACCGTTTTATCGTCGATTTTTACTGTAATGAAGCGCGTTTAGTGGTGGAAGTAGATGGCGAAATTCATGATTACACCCAACAGGAAGATGCGATACGTCAAGAATTTTTGGAGAGTTTGGGGTTGAAGGTTGTGCGATTTAGAAATGAGGATGTTCTGGAGAGGATGGAGGGGATGTTACAGGATATTGCTAGTCACTTGCAGAGATAG
- a CDS encoding IS630 family transposase: MRSSQAATERVQKLRVEYWEQVRDIDPDNLVFLDETGVLLGLARTHARSQQGTRAYDQKPFYRGAKVTVIGAISIKKVVALMTMNNSMDSQAFDVFIEKFLAPNLWTGAVVVMDNLPAHKLASIVPMIEAVGAKVICLSSYSPDFNPIELWWSQLKSFLRSFAPTTTEMVDTVISVALDLMNPQHLKNWFTNCCYCTS; this comes from the coding sequence TTGCGGAGTAGTCAAGCAGCAACAGAAAGAGTTCAAAAACTAAGAGTAGAATATTGGGAACAGGTCAGAGATATAGATCCAGATAACTTAGTATTCCTAGATGAGACAGGAGTTTTATTAGGTCTGGCAAGAACTCATGCGCGTTCGCAACAAGGAACAAGAGCTTACGACCAAAAACCATTTTATAGAGGTGCAAAAGTCACAGTAATTGGAGCAATTAGTATTAAAAAAGTAGTGGCGTTAATGACGATGAATAACTCAATGGATAGCCAAGCATTTGATGTATTCATTGAGAAGTTTTTAGCGCCTAATTTATGGACAGGAGCAGTAGTCGTCATGGATAACTTACCTGCCCATAAACTAGCATCAATTGTACCAATGATTGAAGCTGTAGGTGCGAAAGTTATTTGTTTATCCTCATACTCTCCTGATTTTAATCCAATCGAGTTATGGTGGTCACAACTCAAATCTTTTTTACGCAGTTTTGCTCCAACTACAACAGAAATGGTTGATACAGTAATCTCAGTTGCACTCGACTTAATGAATCCTCAACATTTAAAAAACTGGTTTACTAATTGTTGCTATTGTACCTCATAA
- a CDS encoding helix-turn-helix domain-containing protein has product MKSYSIELREKIVAAHIQKNISIRKVANIFSVSKSLVQKLVKQQKLEGNLQPKPRGKPQFSHLTNADIELRELVEAHPDATLIELCELFADKTGNWVGRSAMCRALQKLGLNRKKKHCGVVKQQQKEFKN; this is encoded by the coding sequence ATGAAGTCATACTCTATCGAGCTTCGAGAAAAAATAGTTGCAGCACATATTCAAAAAAATATCTCAATCAGGAAAGTAGCTAACATATTTTCTGTCTCAAAGAGTTTAGTGCAAAAGCTTGTAAAACAACAAAAACTTGAAGGAAATTTACAACCAAAGCCGCGAGGAAAACCACAATTTAGTCATCTGACAAATGCTGACATAGAGTTAAGAGAATTAGTTGAAGCACATCCAGATGCAACATTGATAGAGTTGTGTGAATTATTTGCAGACAAAACTGGTAATTGGGTAGGTCGAAGTGCAATGTGTCGTGCCTTACAAAAATTAGGATTAAATCGTAAAAAAAAACATTGCGGAGTAGTCAAGCAGCAACAGAAAGAGTTCAAAAACTAA
- a CDS encoding DUF4058 family protein, whose amino-acid sequence MAYPFPGMNPYLEDPELWPGVHGRLIVAIADYLSPQLRPKYFVAIEERIYQTTGDDKLLVGIPDVVVQKSQTAINPKIPNIAIATPAIQPKTVTVPIPEIVKERYLEVRKVGTKEVVTVIEILSPKNKRLGEGRNAYETKRQRVLGSSTHLVEIDLLRVGEPMLVFGDGTQNDYRILVSRAENRPQSDLYAFDLQDIIPSFLLPLQTGDSEPLVDLQSLLAGIYDRASYDLVIDYSQEPASRLSEENAVWVDALLQEKGLR is encoded by the coding sequence ATGGCTTATCCATTTCCAGGAATGAACCCCTATTTAGAAGATCCTGAACTATGGCCAGGAGTACATGGGAGACTAATAGTAGCGATCGCAGATTACCTCTCTCCTCAACTACGTCCTAAATATTTTGTCGCTATTGAAGAACGAATTTATCAAACTACTGGCGATGATAAACTCTTAGTTGGTATTCCTGATGTAGTAGTACAAAAGTCGCAGACAGCAATAAATCCTAAAATACCGAATATAGCTATAGCTACACCTGCCATTCAACCTAAAACGGTTACAGTTCCTATACCTGAGATAGTAAAGGAGAGATATTTAGAAGTGCGAAAGGTAGGAACAAAAGAAGTAGTGACAGTGATTGAAATTCTCTCACCAAAAAATAAACGTCTAGGAGAAGGACGCAACGCATACGAAACTAAGCGACAGCGAGTGTTAGGAAGTTCAACACATTTGGTAGAAATTGATTTATTGCGTGTCGGGGAACCAATGTTAGTTTTTGGGGATGGTACGCAAAATGATTATCGTATTTTGGTTAGTCGAGCAGAAAATCGTCCCCAATCTGATTTATATGCCTTTGATTTGCAAGATATAATTCCTTCATTTCTCTTGCCTTTGCAAACGGGTGATAGTGAACCGTTGGTGGATTTGCAGAGTTTATTAGCTGGGATTTATGACCGTGCAAGTTATGATTTGGTAATAGATTACAGTCAAGAGCCAGCGTCACGATTATCAGAAGAGAATGCAGTTTGGGTAGATGCGCTGTTGCAGGAGAAGGGTTTGCGGTAG
- a CDS encoding PatU, with amino-acid sequence MNSDSESLQSQYLGWLLTDDVKNTDQSVECEENDGVKNLHNEATASKSSEPKLGGTPQTFQLGEIPTVLDRFQTVLKNRLQIQAQDHPPLFPWETQLTEYPDFVDEPSMTLVPSWGWMVQQSKLTLPTRLPERVFQQLLEQCQALVTSSVPLGAKLVQVVENFFPNESQALNDIAGLVLRSTYRSVSTLETMPAIQSDYSDLQPRQQMALSLLAAKQLLENLTLPLSATSPVVEREWLTSVGALNIRVEYQSLGKLTKLLVQAELPVKGSLTLRGSGTLAMTTSSTSGYLNVELGCEQLNPTYTLEVEFPEIDEQPLLFVINPTI; translated from the coding sequence ATGAATAGTGACTCAGAATCCTTACAATCTCAGTATCTCGGTTGGTTATTGACAGATGATGTCAAAAATACTGACCAATCTGTAGAATGTGAGGAAAATGACGGGGTAAAAAACCTCCACAATGAAGCTACTGCTTCAAAAAGCAGTGAGCCAAAATTGGGAGGAACGCCCCAGACCTTTCAATTAGGAGAAATTCCTACTGTGCTAGATCGTTTCCAAACTGTCCTTAAAAATCGGTTACAAATTCAAGCCCAAGACCACCCACCATTATTTCCTTGGGAAACACAATTAACCGAATATCCTGATTTTGTTGATGAGCCGTCAATGACACTCGTTCCTAGCTGGGGATGGATGGTACAACAGTCAAAGTTGACCTTACCGACTCGGTTGCCGGAAAGAGTTTTCCAGCAATTGCTAGAACAGTGTCAGGCATTGGTGACATCTTCTGTGCCGTTGGGGGCAAAATTAGTTCAAGTGGTGGAGAACTTTTTTCCCAACGAGTCTCAAGCATTAAACGATATCGCTGGATTGGTGCTAAGAAGCACCTATCGATCTGTAAGTACTCTGGAGACAATGCCTGCTATTCAGAGCGATTACTCAGATTTACAACCGCGTCAACAGATGGCTTTGTCGTTGCTAGCAGCTAAACAACTGCTGGAAAACCTGACTCTACCACTTTCAGCAACCAGTCCAGTGGTGGAAAGAGAATGGTTAACCAGTGTTGGTGCTTTGAACATCAGAGTAGAGTACCAGTCTTTAGGTAAACTTACGAAGTTACTTGTTCAGGCTGAGTTACCCGTTAAAGGAAGTTTGACGCTGCGGGGAAGTGGCACCTTAGCAATGACAACTTCTTCGACTTCGGGATATTTAAATGTAGAGTTAGGCTGCGAACAACTTAACCCAACTTATACCCTGGAAGTTGAGTTTCCCGAAATAGACGAACAGCCATTGTTGTTTGTCATTAATCCCACGATTTAG
- the hetZ gene encoding heterocyst differentiation protein HetZ: MNSAATATIPSATILGENSTGVEVIFQLLSKEFQQSTKASEQNCHDVARRITTEVYRICHESKRIQASGTVESSAMTLARHRLQQCLRYYQLGSNRGRVELHSTLSAIVYRYINPPQKQLSYQGRLTIIEDFLQSFYLEALNAFRRENQLGATYRPQTLLELSEYMAFTERYGKRRIPLPGRQQQLIILRAQTFSQQQPPETSVDIEQASEGSNNEGDGSWEEPAVHQLRSTMATQAEPEPEEDTLRSVVVTELMNYLEQRQQSDCADYFSLRLQDLSAQEIESVLGLTPRQRDYLQQRFKYHLIRFALLHRWELVHEWLEASLHTNLGLTPQQWQVYTAQLDNKQRSLLELKQQGQADEKIAKTLGLSMAQLQKRWFKILEQAWEIRNSLVSGSGASTHE, translated from the coding sequence ATGAATTCAGCCGCAACCGCAACTATTCCATCTGCAACTATTCTGGGAGAAAATTCTACAGGCGTGGAGGTGATCTTTCAACTCTTGTCCAAGGAGTTTCAGCAGTCAACCAAAGCTTCGGAACAAAATTGCCACGATGTAGCAAGACGTATCACCACCGAAGTCTACCGGATTTGTCATGAAAGCAAACGTATCCAAGCTTCTGGAACTGTAGAAAGCTCGGCGATGACCCTAGCTCGGCATCGGCTGCAACAGTGTCTCAGGTACTATCAGTTGGGTTCAAATCGGGGCAGGGTCGAATTACACAGTACTCTGAGTGCAATTGTTTATCGATACATTAATCCACCTCAGAAGCAATTGAGCTATCAAGGGCGGCTGACAATAATTGAAGATTTTCTCCAGAGTTTTTATTTAGAAGCGTTGAACGCTTTCCGGCGAGAAAATCAACTTGGTGCCACTTATCGCCCGCAAACGCTCTTGGAATTGTCCGAGTACATGGCATTTACCGAGCGCTACGGCAAGCGACGCATTCCCTTACCAGGCCGTCAGCAGCAGCTAATTATTCTGCGGGCACAAACTTTTTCCCAACAGCAGCCCCCAGAAACCAGCGTAGATATAGAACAAGCTTCAGAGGGTAGCAATAATGAAGGTGATGGTTCTTGGGAAGAGCCAGCAGTTCACCAATTGCGCTCCACAATGGCAACGCAAGCCGAACCCGAACCCGAAGAAGACACCTTGCGCTCTGTTGTGGTTACGGAATTAATGAATTATCTCGAACAGCGGCAACAATCTGACTGCGCTGATTATTTTTCCCTCCGCCTCCAGGATTTATCAGCACAGGAAATTGAGTCGGTTTTAGGTTTAACCCCTCGTCAGAGAGATTATTTGCAACAGCGCTTTAAGTATCATTTGATTCGGTTTGCCCTGTTGCACCGTTGGGAATTAGTTCACGAATGGCTGGAAGCTTCTCTGCACACCAATTTGGGCTTAACTCCCCAGCAATGGCAAGTATACACAGCACAACTGGACAATAAGCAACGGTCTTTATTAGAGTTGAAGCAACAAGGACAAGCTGATGAAAAAATAGCAAAAACTTTAGGGCTGTCAATGGCACAACTGCAAAAACGATGGTTTAAGATTCTTGAGCAAGCTTGGGAAATTCGTAACTCATTAGTTTCCGGATCAGGTGCATCTACTCATGAATAG
- the sds gene encoding solanesyl diphosphate synthase codes for MTPATSLFTPVEADLRLLADNLKQLVGNRHPILFAAAEHLFGAGGKRIRPAIVLLISRATMLEQDITPRHRRLAEITEMIHTASLVHDDVVDESDVRRGVPTVHSLFGNRIAILAGDFLFAQSSWYLANLDNLEVVKLLSEVIMDLATGEIQQGLNRFDASISIETYLQKSYYKTASLIANSSKAAGLLSEVSRETVEHLYSYGRHFGIAFQIVDDILDFTSTTDTLGKPVGSDLKSGNLTAPVLFALAQKPSLEVLIEREFAQEGDLEQALALIQDSQGIQQARDLAAHHAKLAIEHLAVLPPSESHQALINIAEYTLSRLY; via the coding sequence ATGACCCCAGCCACCTCCCTGTTTACCCCTGTGGAAGCAGACCTGCGACTACTAGCAGATAACCTAAAACAGCTAGTTGGAAATCGCCACCCCATTCTGTTTGCAGCAGCCGAACATTTATTCGGAGCTGGGGGAAAGCGTATCAGACCAGCAATTGTCCTGCTAATATCGCGGGCAACAATGTTAGAACAAGATATTACACCGCGTCATCGCCGCCTAGCTGAGATTACAGAAATGATTCACACAGCAAGTTTGGTACATGACGATGTGGTAGATGAATCAGACGTGCGGCGAGGCGTCCCTACCGTTCATAGTTTGTTCGGGAACCGCATTGCCATCTTAGCAGGAGATTTTCTCTTTGCCCAATCATCCTGGTATTTAGCAAACTTGGATAATTTAGAGGTGGTGAAACTACTCTCAGAAGTCATTATGGATTTGGCTACTGGGGAGATTCAGCAGGGACTGAATCGTTTTGATGCTAGTATCTCTATTGAAACTTACCTCCAGAAGAGTTATTACAAAACAGCTTCTTTAATCGCCAACAGTTCTAAAGCCGCTGGATTGCTAAGTGAAGTATCACGAGAAACTGTTGAGCATCTGTATAGCTACGGTCGTCATTTTGGTATCGCATTTCAAATTGTTGATGACATTCTAGATTTCACTAGTACAACAGATACCTTGGGTAAACCAGTGGGGTCGGATCTCAAAAGTGGTAATCTGACTGCACCCGTTTTATTTGCTTTAGCCCAAAAACCATCTTTGGAAGTGCTGATTGAGCGAGAGTTTGCCCAAGAAGGGGATTTAGAGCAAGCACTAGCACTGATTCAAGATAGTCAAGGTATACAGCAGGCAAGAGATTTGGCTGCTCACCATGCTAAGTTGGCAATTGAACATCTTGCAGTTCTCCCACCCTCAGAATCTCACCAGGCATTGATTAACATAGCTGAGTACACACTGAGTCGCCTCTATTAA
- the murI gene encoding glutamate racemase, translating to MHSSSIFEGNLDDFSNQEPQRAPIGIFDSGVGGLTVLRQLYRQLPNESIVYFGDTARLPYGIRSQAEILRFTREIITWLQQQQVKMVIMACNTSSALALETVRQEFSIPILGVILPGAKAAVQQGKRIGVIATPATAKSNAYKHAILEIAPDVQVWQVGCPEFVPLIEQNRIHDPYTAEVARSYLEPLLEQEIDTLVHGCTHYPHLTPVLRSLLPSQVQLVDPAVHVVAACAQELDLLGLRNTHLPLPTRFAVSGCPKQFSQSGVQWLGYTPMVEEVSFTDIAISQLQ from the coding sequence GTGCATTCATCTTCCATTTTTGAAGGAAATCTTGACGATTTTTCTAATCAAGAACCCCAACGTGCCCCAATTGGCATCTTTGATAGTGGTGTGGGTGGACTGACGGTATTGCGACAACTATATCGCCAACTCCCCAATGAATCAATTGTTTATTTTGGGGATACAGCCCGACTTCCTTACGGAATTCGTTCGCAAGCAGAAATTTTACGATTTACGCGTGAAATTATTACCTGGCTACAACAGCAGCAGGTAAAAATGGTGATTATGGCTTGCAACACCAGTTCTGCTTTAGCCCTAGAAACCGTGCGTCAAGAATTTAGCATACCTATTTTGGGAGTAATCCTACCGGGTGCAAAAGCTGCGGTGCAGCAAGGAAAACGCATTGGTGTAATTGCTACTCCAGCTACAGCTAAGAGTAATGCTTATAAGCACGCTATTCTCGAAATTGCTCCCGATGTCCAAGTGTGGCAAGTTGGATGTCCAGAGTTTGTGCCACTTATTGAGCAAAATCGCATTCACGATCCTTACACTGCTGAAGTAGCAAGATCCTACCTAGAGCCTTTATTAGAGCAAGAAATTGACACCCTAGTTCACGGCTGTACTCATTATCCCCACCTTACACCAGTATTGCGATCGCTCCTTCCTTCTCAAGTTCAGTTGGTTGACCCAGCTGTTCATGTTGTGGCAGCTTGTGCCCAAGAGCTAGACTTACTAGGTTTAAGAAATACTCATCTACCATTACCAACGCGCTTCGCTGTCAGTGGTTGTCCGAAACAGTTTTCCCAGTCAGGAGTGCAGTGGTTAGGTTATACCCCAATGGTTGAAGAGGTTTCCTTCACTGATATCGCTATTTCCCAACTCCAATAA
- a CDS encoding N-acetylmuramoyl-L-alanine amidase — translation MKLRWLLSSTIGTIFMLSSPAMAAKLESWRFDANQNRLEINTLGNVQPQAQLIFNPTRLVIDLPGTTFGRPQLNQQVGGAIRSIRIGQFDVETTRIVVEITPGYTLDPKRVQFLSTTGDRWTVQLPMPEPENVPSKNTEGQPGEAIATQTSPRISTPTFPPRNIYNVITAGSVKPLNNGTVIARATQIESLQVTGDGFFVRTNGGNPQIQVNRSNNQKAINIDIAGATLSPSLEQRDLPINRYGVSRIQFTQLQTSPSLVRLTLQVDENSPNWRATTSSVGGFVILPSRGVVQLPGNNSPRPIPSANTSTATIQSVELANNGTQLLIRADQALSAIGGWDRTSGLFRISINNAKLAPKVTGPTFNPNSTILRVRLQPQESNTVNVLVQPAAGVQIGELNQVSDQLLALQLQRVSSITPPITLPSLSSPDQAQLPNPTDNPRPISQPRPRPSAPKGKLLVVIDPGHGGKDSGAPGLGGLLEKDVILPIGKRVGAILEQNGVQTVLTRDADFFVELQGRVDIAKRVNATLFVSIHANSVENRPDVNGLEVYYYDSGYALAEVVRKSILQEIGTIKDRGTRKARFYVLRKNSMPSILVETGYMSGYEDNPRLGTPEYQNRMAEAIARGILKYLQQR, via the coding sequence GTGAAATTACGCTGGTTACTATCCAGTACTATTGGAACCATCTTCATGCTATCGTCGCCCGCAATGGCCGCGAAACTAGAATCTTGGCGTTTTGATGCTAATCAAAACAGGCTAGAAATTAATACTCTCGGGAATGTTCAACCCCAAGCACAATTAATTTTTAACCCTACTCGTTTGGTAATTGATTTGCCAGGAACCACATTTGGGCGTCCTCAGCTAAACCAACAGGTGGGTGGTGCAATTCGTTCAATCCGTATTGGGCAGTTTGATGTAGAAACAACACGCATCGTAGTTGAAATTACTCCTGGTTATACTTTAGACCCCAAACGAGTACAGTTTCTCAGTACAACAGGCGATCGCTGGACAGTACAATTACCTATGCCAGAACCTGAGAATGTACCCTCAAAAAATACTGAGGGGCAGCCAGGAGAAGCTATAGCCACACAAACTTCTCCGAGAATATCTACGCCAACATTCCCCCCCAGGAATATTTACAATGTAATAACGGCAGGTTCTGTGAAACCACTGAACAACGGAACGGTTATCGCCAGGGCTACTCAAATTGAGAGCTTACAAGTCACAGGTGATGGTTTTTTTGTCCGTACAAATGGTGGTAATCCTCAGATTCAGGTAAATCGTAGCAACAATCAAAAAGCAATTAACATCGACATTGCTGGCGCAACTTTATCACCAAGTCTAGAGCAGCGAGATTTGCCGATTAATCGCTATGGTGTCAGCCGTATCCAGTTCACCCAACTGCAAACCAGCCCATCTCTTGTTCGCCTGACTTTGCAGGTGGATGAAAATAGTCCAAATTGGCGAGCAACTACTAGCAGTGTTGGTGGTTTTGTGATTCTACCTAGTCGTGGCGTTGTGCAGTTGCCTGGAAATAACAGTCCGCGCCCTATACCATCTGCTAACACCTCAACTGCAACCATTCAGTCTGTGGAACTGGCTAATAATGGTACACAACTGCTGATTCGAGCCGACCAAGCTTTATCTGCTATCGGAGGCTGGGATAGAACTTCTGGTCTGTTCCGCATTTCTATTAACAATGCTAAGTTGGCTCCCAAGGTAACAGGCCCTACTTTTAATCCTAATAGCACTATATTGCGAGTCCGCCTGCAACCACAAGAATCTAATACTGTTAACGTCTTAGTTCAGCCAGCAGCCGGAGTGCAAATTGGCGAACTCAACCAAGTTAGCGACCAGCTTTTAGCTTTACAATTACAACGCGTTAGTAGCATCACACCGCCCATTACTTTACCTTCTCTGTCATCGCCAGACCAAGCTCAATTACCAAATCCCACAGATAATCCCCGTCCAATTTCCCAGCCACGGCCACGTCCCTCGGCTCCTAAAGGGAAATTGCTAGTAGTTATTGACCCAGGACATGGTGGAAAAGACTCAGGCGCTCCTGGTCTGGGCGGACTTTTAGAAAAGGATGTAATTCTGCCCATTGGTAAAAGGGTAGGAGCAATTTTAGAGCAAAATGGTGTACAAACAGTGCTAACGCGGGATGCCGACTTTTTCGTCGAGCTTCAAGGACGGGTAGACATTGCCAAACGAGTTAATGCGACTTTGTTTGTCAGCATTCACGCTAATTCTGTTGAGAATCGCCCTGATGTTAATGGTTTAGAAGTATATTATTACGATAGCGGTTATGCTCTGGCTGAAGTAGTTCGTAAAAGCATCCTTCAGGAAATCGGTACTATCAAAGACCGGGGAACCCGCAAAGCCAGATTCTACGTTCTCAGAAAAAACTCCATGCCTTCGATTTTGGTAGAAACAGGCTATATGAGTGGTTATGAGGATAATCCCAGATTGGGAACACCAGAATATCAAAATCGGATGGCAGAAGCGATCGCTCGTGGCATCCTAAAATACTTGCAGCAGAGGTAA
- a CDS encoding N-acetylmuramoyl-L-alanine amidase has protein sequence MKLHWLLPSTIGTIFMLSSPAMAAKLESWRFDANQNKLEINTVGAVQPQAQLIFNPTRLVIDLPGTTFGRPQLTQQIGGGIRSIRVGQFDVETTRIVVELTPGYTLDPKRVQFVGTTGDRWTVQLPRPEIDKAASPPRSVYSVVTPNSEPQPNISRVATTTRGATQIENLQVTGDGLFIRTSGGNPPIQVIRSRDRATIFVDISGASLSPRLAQQRNIPINKYGISRVEFTSLQTQPPGVRLTLRVDKNSPDWRVTNSNSGGLVILPSRVVTLPGSNNLNNLSDNQSQPPSFPSRPSADNSPATIESVQLADNGTQLLIRGNQPLSATGTWDRTSGIFRVTITNAKLAPRVTGPTFAANSPILRVRLQPQQPNTVVVLIQPAGGVQLGQPTQISDQLLALPIQGSRRIVALPGRPRFALPGLPPPNRGPFPDPNNPNPQPSIQPQRPITNGRVVVLIDPGHGGKDPGAVGLGGLREKDIILSIGKRIAQVLQQNGVQVVMTRDSDYFVTLPGRVQLAERANADIFVSIHANAVGPGRSDVSGLETYYYGSGLGLARTVHNSILQNVNVRDRGVRRARFFVLRKSSMPSILVETGYLTGRDDNAKLRTSAYQNQMADAIARGILQYLKRR, from the coding sequence GTGAAATTACACTGGTTACTACCCAGCACAATTGGAACTATCTTCATGCTATCGTCGCCGGCAATGGCTGCGAAACTTGAATCTTGGCGCTTTGATGCCAATCAAAACAAGCTGGAAATTAATACTGTGGGAGCAGTTCAGCCCCAGGCACAACTAATTTTCAATCCGACTCGGCTAGTAATTGATTTGCCAGGAACTACATTTGGTCGTCCACAGCTAACACAACAAATCGGTGGTGGAATTCGCTCGATCCGTGTTGGGCAGTTTGATGTAGAAACAACACGGATAGTTGTTGAACTGACCCCTGGTTATACTTTAGACCCTAAACGAGTACAATTTGTTGGTACAACTGGCGATCGCTGGACTGTGCAATTACCTAGACCCGAAATTGACAAAGCAGCATCCCCTCCCAGAAGTGTTTACAGTGTAGTTACCCCAAACTCTGAACCTCAACCCAATATTTCAAGGGTTGCCACTACTACACGAGGGGCGACTCAAATTGAGAACTTACAAGTAACAGGCGATGGGTTGTTCATTCGTACCAGTGGTGGTAATCCGCCAATTCAGGTAATTCGCAGCCGCGATCGCGCTACCATTTTTGTAGATATCTCTGGCGCATCTTTATCACCACGTTTAGCACAGCAGAGAAATATACCCATCAACAAATATGGTATTAGTCGCGTCGAATTCACCTCGTTGCAAACCCAACCTCCTGGCGTTCGCTTGACTTTACGGGTTGATAAAAATAGCCCAGACTGGCGAGTAACTAATAGTAACAGTGGTGGCTTAGTAATTTTACCTAGTCGTGTTGTCACCTTGCCTGGGAGTAATAATTTAAACAACCTATCGGACAATCAATCACAACCACCGTCCTTTCCTAGTAGACCGTCTGCCGACAACTCGCCAGCAACAATTGAGTCTGTGCAACTGGCTGATAATGGCACACAACTGCTAATTAGAGGCAACCAACCTTTATCCGCTACGGGAACCTGGGATAGAACCTCTGGTATCTTCCGCGTCACAATTACTAATGCCAAGTTAGCACCTAGAGTTACAGGGCCTACTTTTGCTGCCAATAGCCCCATTCTGCGAGTACGTCTGCAACCCCAACAACCCAATACTGTCGTTGTCTTGATTCAACCAGCAGGTGGAGTGCAACTTGGGCAACCCACGCAAATCAGCGACCAGCTTTTGGCTCTACCAATACAAGGCTCTCGGCGAATTGTTGCCCTCCCTGGAAGACCCCGCTTTGCTTTACCTGGGCTACCACCGCCAAACCGAGGGCCATTCCCAGACCCAAATAATCCCAATCCTCAGCCCTCAATACAACCACAACGCCCGATTACCAATGGACGAGTGGTAGTCCTCATTGACCCTGGACATGGCGGTAAAGACCCTGGAGCAGTAGGTCTTGGAGGATTACGCGAAAAGGATATTATTTTGTCTATTGGCAAAAGAATAGCTCAAGTTTTGCAGCAAAATGGCGTACAGGTAGTTATGACGCGAGATTCTGACTATTTCGTTACCCTTCCAGGACGGGTGCAGTTAGCAGAGCGAGCGAATGCTGATATATTTGTTAGCATTCATGCTAATGCAGTCGGGCCGGGTCGTTCGGATGTCAGTGGCTTAGAAACGTATTATTACGGCAGTGGTTTAGGTCTAGCTCGCACTGTCCATAACAGTATTCTTCAAAATGTAAATGTCAGAGATAGGGGAGTGCGGCGAGCCAGATTTTTTGTCCTCAGAAAAAGTTCTATGCCTTCTATTCTCGTAGAAACAGGTTATTTGACTGGTCGAGATGATAACGCTAAACTCAGAACCTCAGCTTATCAAAATCAAATGGCAGATGCGATCGCTCGTGGCATCCTTCAGTATCTAAAGAGAAGATAA